The following are encoded in a window of Haemorhous mexicanus isolate bHaeMex1 chromosome 7, bHaeMex1.pri, whole genome shotgun sequence genomic DNA:
- the CISD1 gene encoding CDGSH iron-sulfur domain-containing protein 1 isoform X2, whose translation MGPGQNCAVRAEWIAAVSIAAGAAAFGYIAYKTLLCKDKSSKTMVNLHIQKDNPKVVHAFDMEDLGDKAVYCRCWRSKKFPLCDGSHTKHNEETGDNVGPLIIKRKEA comes from the exons ATGGGGCCGGGACAGAACTGCGCCGTGAGGG CTGAATGGATTGCTGCAGTCTCCAtagctgctggagcagctgcttttgGATATATAGCTTACAAAACACTtctttgtaaagacaaatcctCCAAAACAATGGTGAATCTCCATATCCAGAAGGATAACCCCAAGGTAGTCCATGCCTTTGATATGGAAGATCTGGGAGACAAGGCTGTGTACTGTCGTTGTTGGAGGTCTAAGAAG ttcCCACTGTGTGATGGCTCTCACACAAAGCACAACGAGGAAACTGGCGACAACGTTGGGCCTCTGATCATCAAGAGGAAGGAGGCGTAG
- the CISD1 gene encoding CDGSH iron-sulfur domain-containing protein 1 isoform X1, translating to MDIVLRQTAKIFPIKGGNVRMMSCAEWIAAVSIAAGAAAFGYIAYKTLLCKDKSSKTMVNLHIQKDNPKVVHAFDMEDLGDKAVYCRCWRSKKFPLCDGSHTKHNEETGDNVGPLIIKRKEA from the exons ATGGACATTGTGCTAAGACAGACTGCAAAAATTTTCCCGATAAAGGGAGGAAATGTGAGGATGATGAGTTGTG CTGAATGGATTGCTGCAGTCTCCAtagctgctggagcagctgcttttgGATATATAGCTTACAAAACACTtctttgtaaagacaaatcctCCAAAACAATGGTGAATCTCCATATCCAGAAGGATAACCCCAAGGTAGTCCATGCCTTTGATATGGAAGATCTGGGAGACAAGGCTGTGTACTGTCGTTGTTGGAGGTCTAAGAAG ttcCCACTGTGTGATGGCTCTCACACAAAGCACAACGAGGAAACTGGCGACAACGTTGGGCCTCTGATCATCAAGAGGAAGGAGGCGTAG
- the UBE2D1 gene encoding ubiquitin-conjugating enzyme E2 D1 isoform X1 gives MALKRIQKELSDLQRDPPAHCSAGPVGDDLFHWQATIMGPPDSAYQGGVFFLTVHFPTDYPFKPPKIAFTTKIYHPNINSNGSICLDILRSQWSPALTVSKVLLSICSLLCDPNPDDPLVPDIAQIYKSDKEKYNRHAREWTQKYAM, from the exons ATGGCGCTGAAGCGGATACAAAAA GAACTAAGTGATCTGCAGCGAGATCCCCCAGCCCACTGTTCTGCTGGTCCTGTTGGAGATGACT tgTTTCATTGGCAAGCCACTATTATGGGACCT cCTGATAGTGCATATCAAGGGGGAGTATTTTTTCTCACAGTACACTTTCCAACAGACTATCCTTTCAAGCCACCAAAG ATTGCTTTTACAACAAAAATATATCACCCAAACATAAACAGTAATGGGAGTATTTGTCTTGATATCTTGAGATCACAATGGTCACCAGCTCTGACTGTTTCTAAAG ttttattgTCCATATGCTCCTTACTTTGTGATCCTAATCCAGATGATCCTTTAGTACCAGATATTGCACAGATCTACAAGTCAGACAAGGAAAA ATACAACAGACATGCCAGAGAATGGACTCAGAAATATGCAATGTAA
- the UBE2D1 gene encoding ubiquitin-conjugating enzyme E2 D1 isoform X3 has product MKRYWELSDLQRDPPAHCSAGPVGDDLFHWQATIMGPPDSAYQGGVFFLTVHFPTDYPFKPPKIAFTTKIYHPNINSNGSICLDILRSQWSPALTVSKVLLSICSLLCDPNPDDPLVPDIAQIYKSDKEKYNRHAREWTQKYAM; this is encoded by the exons ATGAAGAGATACTGG GAACTAAGTGATCTGCAGCGAGATCCCCCAGCCCACTGTTCTGCTGGTCCTGTTGGAGATGACT tgTTTCATTGGCAAGCCACTATTATGGGACCT cCTGATAGTGCATATCAAGGGGGAGTATTTTTTCTCACAGTACACTTTCCAACAGACTATCCTTTCAAGCCACCAAAG ATTGCTTTTACAACAAAAATATATCACCCAAACATAAACAGTAATGGGAGTATTTGTCTTGATATCTTGAGATCACAATGGTCACCAGCTCTGACTGTTTCTAAAG ttttattgTCCATATGCTCCTTACTTTGTGATCCTAATCCAGATGATCCTTTAGTACCAGATATTGCACAGATCTACAAGTCAGACAAGGAAAA ATACAACAGACATGCCAGAGAATGGACTCAGAAATATGCAATGTAA
- the UBE2D1 gene encoding ubiquitin-conjugating enzyme E2 D1 isoform X2 translates to MLIKHELSDLQRDPPAHCSAGPVGDDLFHWQATIMGPPDSAYQGGVFFLTVHFPTDYPFKPPKIAFTTKIYHPNINSNGSICLDILRSQWSPALTVSKVLLSICSLLCDPNPDDPLVPDIAQIYKSDKEKYNRHAREWTQKYAM, encoded by the exons ATGCTAATCAAGCAT GAACTAAGTGATCTGCAGCGAGATCCCCCAGCCCACTGTTCTGCTGGTCCTGTTGGAGATGACT tgTTTCATTGGCAAGCCACTATTATGGGACCT cCTGATAGTGCATATCAAGGGGGAGTATTTTTTCTCACAGTACACTTTCCAACAGACTATCCTTTCAAGCCACCAAAG ATTGCTTTTACAACAAAAATATATCACCCAAACATAAACAGTAATGGGAGTATTTGTCTTGATATCTTGAGATCACAATGGTCACCAGCTCTGACTGTTTCTAAAG ttttattgTCCATATGCTCCTTACTTTGTGATCCTAATCCAGATGATCCTTTAGTACCAGATATTGCACAGATCTACAAGTCAGACAAGGAAAA ATACAACAGACATGCCAGAGAATGGACTCAGAAATATGCAATGTAA
- the TFAM gene encoding transcription factor A, mitochondrial: MAAAAALLGRAAGLGLGLVTAAGGRRLLRCGTGAGLRERGTGTLLDGAVLCRAGGAAERCLSRGTSSNQRPKRPLTAYFRFVMDNRPAFREKNPEASNTELIKKLAGAWKELPASQKQVYEEARKTDWKRYGEQLAAYKAQLTPAQAAALKEERRKQLARRRSIRAKRELNLLGKPKRARSGFNIFLSENFQESEGNSAVAKLKKLFDTWQKMSASQKQPYLQLAQDDKVRYENEMKAWEAKMIELGREDLVRSKRQSLKKKPAETAKQTETAKAKASSSGKKAKLKKSEE; the protein is encoded by the exons ATGGCGGCGGCAGCGGCCTTGCTGGGCCGAGCCGCGggcctgggcctgggcctggTCACGGCCGCTGGCGGGCGGCGGCTCCTCCGGTGCGGGACGGGAGCGGGGCTGCGCGAGCGAGGCACCGGGACCCTCCTCGACGGTGCCGTTCTGTGCAGGGCCGGTGGCGCGGCGGAGCGCTGCCTGTCGCGGGGGACCAGCTCGAATCAGCGCCCGAAGCGGCCCCTCACCGCCTATTTTCGTTTCGTGATGGACAACCGCCCGgccttcagggaaaaaaacccag AAGCCAGCAATACAGAACTGATTAAAAAATTGGCAGGTGCATGGAAGGAGTTACCAGCATCACAGAAACAG GTTTATGAGGAGGCAAGAAAGACAGACTGGAAAAGATACGGGGAGCAGCTGGCTGCTTATAAAGCACAACTgactccagcccaggctgcggctctgaaagaggaaaggagaaaacaacTGGCAAGGAGAAGATCAATCAGGGCAAAAAGA gaattgAATCTGCTTGGAAAACCCAAAAGAGCTCGTAGTGGCTTTAACATCTTCCTGTCAGAAAATTTTCAAGAAAGTGAGGGAAATTCAGCTGTG GCAAAGCTGAAGAAACTATTTGATACATGGCAAAAAATGTCTGCTTCCCAAAAGCAG cCATACTTGCAGCTTGCTCAGGATGATAAGGTTCGGTATGAGAATGAAATGAAAGCATGGGAAGCAAAAATGATTGAGCTGGGACGTGAAGACCTGGTGCGTTCCAAAAggcaaagtttaaaaaagaaacctgcTGAAACTGCAAAGCAAACTGAAACAGCCAAAGCCAAAGCTTCCTCAagtggaaaaaaggcaaaattaaaaaaatccgAAGAATAA